Proteins from one Podospora pseudoanserina strain CBS 124.78 chromosome 1, whole genome shotgun sequence genomic window:
- a CDS encoding hypothetical protein (COG:L; EggNog:ENOG503NXQR), whose product MASPSEERQAASETAFSIIEKHVCYRPAEGQGWKSMPVLPTPQEVLEPTSVDPPINPVDRPWSSKEEYLTAQYSLLRLDAIEGLRFSVTRYVDTCRTGARVIFDDEYCSVYDEVRVKGFFMTKIAPFSRVEFSTPYNVQWKTTKRLMDGTVVALSTKKDKFRTICKIATVAQRPYAVGRDFDSTVAVAVDLIWANPEDAVIDPALEMVMIESRNGYYEASRHTMLGLQHVAETTSALDKYIIGAHTADTVPEFIRTNPTMDLSSLVPVTASNGSQALLDVKESLKNYDIVKKGFPTLEDVAVLDESQLDGLHRIISNELAIVQGPPGTGKTFTSVQALKILVANRRKHGGPPIIVAAHTNHALDQLLTFCLEFEVLRLGGFTKNEDIKKCTVFERQRAERGGRQSDIKSRNNEKRRLEKRQKELIQDLKIMQQDVFGKRLIDPDRLLEVGVITQEQHDSLKIFSGSTNPLASSTATFEPWLGESLVRMEILRSTTNTRFELNEDELFRREEEYKLDENDLVHAVSDQEEEQLRIKGEWVPLEHVWSAKSAAGLSSSTRAAQRSLKEEDFYSIKKSIRGEVYRHLQTELLKHTTLKFASLLEQYNNVCKQLKALTDLQKWEMVQRQKIDIVGCTMTGLAKYRGILAALQPKSLLVEEAAETREVDIVSALYPSIQQLILIGDHQQLQPKCNILWLGAPPFNFTVSLFERFVNLRMRYTMLRQQRRMKPELRRILDPFYPGLLDHPVVLSPDNRPDIPGMGDKSSWLFHHEWPEETSSDSSKFNREEARMITHFASYLVKNDTPPANITILTFYNGQRTLLNKIKEYDYKISTVDSYQGEENDIVILSLVRSPGEYRRWRCGFLEDKHRAVVAISRARRGFYVFGNFLNVLNTRSAQSLWADIWNGFAHQKRIEEGIPLTCKAHQNEIWVRTVDDWGDNAGGCDEPCGQTRPCGHPCTLKCHQTDHSRLRCSQPCLEKLPCGHGCQNFCSQVCACDCAAFRTLSADIVAVGISRPTRTSMSLEQRMQSISVEGVGESSKVVVRGSTQASTEWRQFPANVQCQDANLHRGWASQTAQNGSTSIVRDTYQQTTMVNGRRSNLGPRNVRAIKASKSYCQPPRAKAASPTISDTASFQNNTTQVPATQQQLNTVLSSAPVPDLLGDLDGVAFSQSVMVNRVAGEAPVVVGQAALEGEELLIEL is encoded by the exons ATGGCTTCTCCTTCTGAGGAGAGGCAAGCGGCCTCGGAG ACTGCCTTTTCAATAATCGAAAAGCACGTATGCTACCGGCCAGCGGAGGGCCAGGGCTGGAAGTCCATGCCAGTGCTCCCAACTCCgcaggaggtgttggagccGACCAGCGTCGATCCGCCAATCAATCCTGTGGATCGGCCATGGTCTTCCAAGGAGGAGTACCTCACTGCTCAGTATAGCCTGCTAAGGTTGGATGCCATCGAAGGCCTGCGGTTCTCGGTCACGAGATACGTTGATACCTGCCGAACAGGCGCCAGAGTGatttttgatgatgaataCTGCAGCGTCTACGACGAG GTCCGGGTCAAAGGCTTTTTCATGACCAAGATTGCTCCGTTCTCCAGAGTTGAGTTCTCAACGCCGTACAATGTACAGTGGAAAACAACGAAGCGCCTCATGGATGGAACCGTCGTGGCTCTGTCAACCAAGAAAGACAAGTTCCGGACCATTTGCAAGATCGCAACAGTGGCCCAGCGTCCGTACGCTGTTGGGAGAGATTTCGATTCGACGGTTGCGGTTGCGGTAGATTTGATCTGGGCAAATCCAGAGGATGCTGTTATCGACCCAGCTCTGGAGATGGTTATGATTGAGTCGCGGAATGGATACTACGAAGCATCGCGTCACACGATGCTGGGCCTTCAACATGTCGCAGAAACCAC ATCCGCGCTCGACAAGTATATCATAGGTGCCCATACCGCGGACACTGTGCCAGAGTTCATccgcaccaaccccaccatggACTTATCCTCTTTGGTTCCTGTGACGGCGAGCAATGGCTCCCAGGCACTCCTCGATGTGAAAGAGTCGCTCAAGAATTACGATATCGTGAAGAAAGGCTTCCCCACTCTCGAGGACGTTGCAGTTCTGGACGAATCCCAACTGGATGGTCTCCATCGTATCATCTCGAACGAGCTCGCCATTGTACAGGGACCGCCGGGTACAGGCAAGACATTTACCTCGGTTCAAGCTCTCAAGATTCTGGTTGCCAACCGGCGGAAGCATGGTGGCCCGCCTATTATCGTTGCAGCTCACACCAATCACGCCCTCGACCAGCTGCTTACATTCTGTCTGGAATTCGAAGTCCTGCGGTTGGGCGGCTTCACAAAAAATGAGGACATCAAGAAGTGCACCGTCTTTGAGAGACAACGGGCCGAGAGAGGCGGTCGGCAGTCCGATATCAAGTCAAGAAACAACGAGAAGCGAAGGCTAGAGAAGCGACAGAAGGAGCTCATTCAAGACCTCAAGATCATGCAACAAGATGTTTTCGGCAAACGTCTAATTGATCCCGATAGACTGCTGGAGGTTGGTGTCATCACTCAAGAACAACACGACTCGTTGAAAATCTTTTCCGGATCAACCAACCCTCTTGCATCCTCGACCGCCACTTTCGAGCCATGGCTGGGTGAGAGCCTTGTTCGCATGGAGATTTTGCGCAGTACCACCAATACCAGGTTTGAGCTGAACGAGGACGAACTCTTCAGGCGTGAAGAGGAGTACAAGCTGGATGAGAACGACTTGGTACATGCTGTAAGTgatcaggaagaggagcaactGCGCATCAAGGGGGAATGGGTTCCGCTGGAGCATGTCTGGTCAGCAAAATCGGCAGCTGGCCTGTCAAGTTCGACTCGTGCTGCCCAGAGAAgcttgaaggaggaggacttcTATTCGATCAAGAAAAGCATCCGGGGCGAGGTTTACCGGCATTTGCAGACTGAGTTGTTGAAGCATACTACCCTGAAGTTTGCCAGCCTTCTTGAGCAATACAACAACGTTTGCAAGCAGCTTAAGGCGCTGACTGATTTGCAAAAGTGGGAAATGGTCCAGAGACAGAAAATCGACATTGTTGGCTGTACCATGACAGGTCTCGCCAAATACCGTGGCATCCTTGCGGCTCTTCAACCAAAGTCACttctggtggaggaggcggcggaaaCTCGGGAGGTAGACATTGTGTCTGCTTTATATCCATCGATCCAGCAGCTCATCCTCATTGGCGACCATCAACAACTCCAGCCCAAATGCAACATCTTGTGGCTTGGTGCGCCTCCCTTCAACTTCACCGTTTCACTGTTTGAGAGGTTTGTGAACCTGAGGATGCGATATACTATGCTTCGCCAACAACGCCGTATGAAACCGGAGCTGCGACGGATCCTGGACCCATTCTACCCTGGGCTACTCGACCATCCTGTCGTTTTGTCCCCCGACAACCGTCCAGACATCCCAGGAATGGGCGACAAGTCCTCTTGGCTCTTCCACCACGAGTGGCCGGAAGAGACAAGCTCGGACTCGAGCAAGTTCAATCGTGAAGAGGCCAGGATGATCACCCACTTTGCTTCCTATCTTGTCAAGAATGACACACCCCCGGCAAATATTACGATTCTGACCTTTTACAATGGCCAGCGCACGCTGTTGAACAAGATCAAAGAGTACGACTACAAGATTTCCACGGTGGACTCGTACCAAGGAGAGGAGAACGATATTGTGATTCTGTCACTTGTTCGAAGCCCAGGAGAATATCGTCGATGGAGGTGCgggtttttggaggacaAACACCGTGCAGTAGTCGCAATCAGTCGCGCTCGTCGAGGGTTTTATGTTTTTGGAAACTTTCTGAATGTTCTCAATACGCGTTCAGCCCAGTCACTCTGGGCAGACATCTGGAATGGCTTTGCCCACCAGAAAAGGATTGAAGAGGGCATTCCCTTGACTTGCAAGGCCCATCAGAATGAAATCTGGGTGAGGACGGTGGATGACTGGGGTGACAATGCCGGGGGGTGCGATGAGCCATGTGGACAGACACGGCCATGTGGCCACCCATGCACTCTCAAGTGCCATCA AACTGATCACAGCCGTCTACGTTGCAGTCAGCCCTGCCTCGAAAAGCTCCCCTGTGGACATGGGTGTCAGAACTTCTGCAGTCAAGTTTGCGCTTGTGACTGCGCCGCCTTTCGAACTTTGTCCGCTGACATTGTGGCAGTTGGAATATCGAGACCAACCAGGACATCGATGTCTTTGGAGCAGCGAATGCAGAGTATCAgcgttgagggggttggcgagTCTAGTAAGGTAGTGGTGCGAGGTTCGACTCAGGCATCGACTGAATGGCGACAATTCCCTGCCAACGTTCAATGTCAGGACGCCAATCTGCACCGAGGATGGGCCTCTCAAACTGCGCAGAATGGTTCAACCTCCATTGTTCGAGACACATACCAGCAAACAACAATGGTGAATGGTCGTCGTTCCAACCTCGGCCCTCGAAACGTTCGTGCCATTAAGGCGAGCAAGTCGTATTGTCAGCCGCCTCGAGCTAAAGCAGCATCGCCTACCATATCAGACACGGCCAGTTTCCAAAACAATACAACCCAAGTTCCTgccacccaacaacaactgaACACTGTGTTGAGCTCAGCCCCAGTGCCAGACCTACTTGGAGATCTTGACGGTGTAGCCTTCTCTCAATCTGTCATGGTAAATCGTGTTGCAGGAGAGGCGCCAGTTGTTGTGGGACAGGCAGCtctggagggcgaggagctATTGATAGAGCTTTAA
- the SPT8 gene encoding Transcription factor spt8 (EggNog:ENOG503NUEF; BUSCO:EOG092614UB; COG:S) has translation MDDDYATSENEADELMEEVEDIEADNDAEDDNENDDDEQDDEEEAEGDAEAEAEPEAENEAYDNSQSAPDGAGTTRDGGDDHHHQHPGTRRASAASGSVSGGMKYRPVIRPEYTTAAFYDIVPTMAAPQATSINAIAITPDQRYWMTGGSDGYVRKYDGIGTINGKQQLTVAQRHPFVDSVVKAGILMGYWGNEEPLPPGARAEEAVLSPVYSLAVHSEALWLLSGLESGGINLYSVRHDEGKRIVCLREGGHTNAVSVLQLSPDEKSVLSGSWDKTCLDWDLNNGQIVRRFDGSTSQISAIELRPTGAAPIPAEASEVMVQSDTFQSNNDKPPIGNFYSTAPGGGMMGATATAQPDGAENTGSPEHESLFGSPAGSLFGDNETIGGGGGAFGDDDDNEFSRAMDMEMNNHSNGMGQSTDFSLDDVDMSNAPPLDVTSTDPSQQDTNPIDTNTVPPPAQNGITTNPADANTVSETSSHTLQGSNNTNNLDESITMSLDFSTTTDPPPNNPPSSTQQTADTSLPDAPSQPQPPTISFATSTAQDPSTSNPSTFLSASIDGTLRIWDKRVPEPVARINNRRGVPPWCMGACWSLSGNEIYTGRRNGTVEEFSIHKASSSWQPERVLKLPNGSGAVSAVRPMPNGRHIICASHDILRLYDLQYDTDLKAQKHSKVPFTIVPGPPRAGVISCLYIDPTSRIMISAAGTRGWDGTNTEVLVGYEIHANN, from the coding sequence ATGGACGACGATTACGCGACCTCCGAGAACGAGGCTGACGAACTCATGGAGGAAGTCGAAGACATCGAAGCCGACAACGACGCCGAAGACGATAACGAgaacgacgatgacgagcaagacgacgaggaggaagcggaaGGTGacgccgaggccgaggcagAACCAGAAGCCGAGAATGAAGCCTATGATAATTCCCAGTCTGCCCCCGATGGCGCCGGCACAACACGCGACGGCGGCGacgatcaccaccaccaacacccggGGACTAGGCGCGCCTCTGCCGCGAGCGGGAGTGTGTCGGGGGGGATGAAGTACCGGCCGGTGATACGGCCAGAGTATACGACCGCTGCGTTTTACGATATTGTGCCTACCATGGCGGCGCCGCAGGCGACGAGCATTAATGCTATTGCTATCACACCGGATCAGAGGTATTGGATGACGGGGGGGTCGGATGGGTATGTGAGGAAGTATGATGGGATTGGGACCATCAACGGGAAGCAACAGTTGACAGTTGCGCAGAGGCACCCTTTTGTCGACAGTGTGGTCAAGGCGGGGATCTTGATGGGGTATTGGGGGAATGAGGagccgctgccgccggggGCGAgggctgaggaggcggtgttATCTCCTGTGTATAGCTTGGCTGTTCACAGCGAGgcgttgtggttgttgagtggGTTGGAGAGTGGTGGGATTAATTTGTATAGTGTCAGGCATGACGAGGGCAAGAGGATTGTCTGCCTGCGGGAGGGAGGGCATACCAATGCTGTCAGCGTGTTGCAGCTGTCTCCAGATGAGAAGAGTGTCTTGAGTGGGAGTTGGGACAAGACATGTTTGGATTGGGATCTCAATAACGGGCAGATTGTCCGGAGGTTTGATGGCAGTACCAGTCAGATTTCGGCTATCGAGCTCCGACCTACTGGCGCGGCTCCGATCCCAGCGGAAGCAAGCGAGGTGATGGTCCAGAGCGATACATTTCAGAGCAACAACGACAAGCCACCAATCGGCAACTTTTATAGCACTGCGCCTGGTGGAGGGATGATGGGTGCCACTGCGACGGCACAGCCAGATGGTGCGGAAAACACGGGGTCGCCTGAGCACGAGTCTCTGTTTGGCAGTCCAGCGGGTTCTCTGTTTGGCGACAACGAAACAAtaggaggcggaggtggtgcctttggtgatgatgatgacaacgAGTTCTCACGTGCGATGGACATGGAAATgaacaaccacagcaacgGCATGGGCCAATCAACCGACTTTTCCCTCGACGATGTCGACATGTCCAATGCTCCCCCTCTAGATGTCACCAGTACCGATCCCAGCCAACAAGATACCAACCCAATAGACACCAATACAGTACCACCTCCAGCCCAAAACGGCATCACCACGAACCCAGCGGATGCCAACACCGTATCCGAAACCAGCAGTCACACCCTCCaaggcagcaacaacaccaataACCTAGACGAAAGCATAACAATGTCCCTTgacttctccaccaccaccgacccgCCCCctaacaaccccccctcttccacccaacaAACGGCcgacacctccctccccgacgccccttcccaaccacaaccccctaCAATCTCCTttgccacctccaccgcccagGACCCCTCGACCTCCAACCCGTCaaccttcctctccgcctccataGACGGCACCCTCCGCATCTGGGACAAACGCGTCCCCGAACCCGTAGCCCGGATCAACAACCGCCGCGGCGTCCCCCCTTGGTGCATGGGCGCCTGCTGGTCCCTCTCAGGCAACGAGATCTACACCGGCCGCCGCAATGGAACAGTGGAGGAATTCTCCATCCACAAggcttcttcgtcttggCAGCCAGAACGGGTTCTCAAGCTCCCCAACGGCTCCGGCGCCGTGTCGGCGGTGAGGCCGATGCCCAACGGGCGGCACATCATCTGCGCCAGTCATGATATTCTCAGGCTGTACGACTTGCAGTATGACACCGACCTGAAAGCGCAAAAGCACAGCAAAGTTCCGTTCACGATCGTTCCGGGGCCGCCGAGGGCAGGCGTGATCAGCTGCTTGTATATAGATCCTACTTCCCGGATCATGATCTCGGCCGCGGGGAcgagggggtgggatgggacgAATACCGAGGTGCTGGTGGGTTATGAGATTCATGCGAATAACTGA
- a CDS encoding hypothetical protein (COG:I; EggNog:ENOG503NZ3I): protein MGDASTPRPSCVPLTCHGHSRPVPHISFSPLENQDIYYMISACKDGNPMLRDGQTGDWIGTFLGHKGAVWQGRLSPDATTAATASADFTAKVWDTHTGELLYVLQHDHIVRAVAYPFDQSRMLATGGFEKKLRIFDLQEQPPTSEGAASPVTIPTSQAFEIGEGVHTQPIKFIVWAKDPSVLITASGDTLRWFDLPTRQCTRAIKLEAEIKSCELVSLAPSHSSPTDIGGGQPVLAVAAGKTACFWGGLKAQDELKQFKLPHGIASVGLDLKGRKFVVGEEPGTWAHVYSWEDGKELDVHKGHHGPIWSIAFSPDGNLYATGSEDGTIKMWKNCEGFYGLWRGGAPGSSAD, encoded by the exons ATGGGTGACGCTTCGACGCCCCGTCCATCATGTGTCCCGTTGACCTGCCACGGTCACTCGCGCCCAGTTCCCCATATCAGCTTCTCTCCGTTGGAAAATCAGGACATTTACTACATGATCTCTGCCTGCAAGG ATGGTAACCCCATGCTTCGTGATGGACAGACCGGCGACTGGATAGGTACCTTCCTTGGCCACAAGGGTGCGGTATGGCAAGGTAGACTCAGCCCAGATGCCACGACTGCCGCAACTGCCTCTGCAGACTTTACCGCCAAGGTCTGGGATACACATACCGGCGAGCTGCTGTATGTTCTTCAGCATGATCATATCGTCCGGGCCGTTGCCTACCCCTTCGACCAGTCCAGGATGCTTGCCACCGGAGGCTTCGAGAAGAAGCTCCGCATCTTTGACTTGCAGGAGCAGCCACCCACGTCCGAGGGCGCCGCTAGCCCGGTTACTATTCCGACTTCACAAGCGTTTGAAATCGGCGAAGGTGTGCATACACAGCCCATCAAGTTTATTGTCTGGGCCAAGGACCCCAGCGTGCTGATTACGGCCTCGGGAGACACGCTTCGATGGTTTGATTTGCCTACCAGGCAGTGCACACGTGCCATCAAGCTCGAAGCCGAGATCAAGTCTTGCGAACTTGTCTCTCTTGCGCCATCGCACAGCTCCCCCACTGATATTGGCGGTGGTCAGCCCGTGCttgcggttgctgctggcaaGACCGCCTGCTTTTGGGGCGGGCTGAAGGCACAAGATGAGCTCAAGCAGTTCAAGCTGCCCCATGGCATTGCTAGTGTGGGCCTGGATCTTAAAGGCAGGAAGtttgtggtgggagaagaacCTGGAACCTGGGCGCATGTTTACAGCTGGGAGGATggcaaggagctggatgtCCACAAGGGTCACCACGGTCCCATCTGGTCCATTGCTTTCTCTCCAGATGGAAACCTGTATGCCACAGGGTCCGAGGATGGAACCATCAAAATGTGGAAGAACTGCGAGGGGTTCTATGGtctttggagaggaggggcgCCGGGTAGTAGTGCCGATTAG
- the lub1 gene encoding WD repeat protein Lub1 (BUSCO:EOG09261B3Q; COG:I; EggNog:ENOG503NUQN), with translation MPDFKLSAQLKGHEADVRAVAFPSANLVVSTSRDRTVRLWRKTAPQPPTFDETIASQGHGYINSVAFLPPSSEWPEGLVISAGYEAIIEVKRPSLTSTDNADRLLVGHGHNVCTLDVSPAGKYLVSGGWDGKAIIWRTDKWEQAAQLAHDGEVKTIWTVLAFDENTVITGSADAHIRIYDIRKVNNNNEVEPRRTLTTNSVVRALCKLPTGLKKHPSGADFASADNDGIIRLWKLDGTEVGELRGHDSFIYSLACLPNGEIVSGGEDRTVRVWKGSECVQTITHPAISVWTVAVCPENGDIVSGASDHTVRVFTRNPDRAADAEALVQFEETVRTSAIPQQQLGPSINKEQLDPHTWLQTNVGQKDGQVKTVLEENGTIGAYQWSRGEQRWIHVGTVVDSTGSTGRKVPYNGQEYDYVFDVDIKEGAPPLKLPYNLSQNPYEAATKFLGDNELPISYLDQVAQFITSNTQGATIGQSSGLADPYGTEAQSVADQSSQPSPKFLPHTDYLALTVAKSEPVLKKLKSLNEKHILAGNKHISMNPSGLNVVEQALQATMGVQAASQKGKLPPALNDATQSVLSITTQWPYSDRLPALDALRCLVTWPGVATVTDPRGGDIANTALRSALDVQSPIQTDTPLTELAHGVDVSTVNPNNVMMALRTITNLFTTLEGRQLVTSDATNITTVLGRIAGLGEGLSPIGAENNNVQIALTSAIFNFACLGFNERSTVNFTVISNICEIAAAVISRQRDAEVLFRAVMTLGMVLSTGGQAQQVAKALEVGEAIGEAAKKSGEERIKSLAKECYGYLRQ, from the exons ATGCCGGACTTCAAGCTCTCGGCCCAACTGAAGGGGCACGAAGCTGAT GTTCGTGCCGTTGCGTTCCCTTCCGCGAATCTCGTTGTCTCGACCTCCCGCGATAGAACCGTCCGTCTCTGGCGCAAGACTGCCCCGCAACCCCCGACATTTGATGAAACTATCGCCAGCCAGGGACATGGCTATATCAACTCGGTTGCTTTCTTGCCGCCATCTTCGGAGTGGCCCGAGGGCCTAGTCATTTCCGCCGGGTACGAGGCCATCATCGAAGTCAAGCGCCCAAGCCTAACTTCAACCGACAATGCCGATCGCCTTCTCGTAGGCCATGGCCACAACGTCTGCACCCTTGATGTTTCTCCGGCCGGGAAGTATCTGGTGTCCGGAGGGTGGGATGGCAAAGCCATCATTTGGAGAACGGACAAGTGGGAGCAGGCTGCCCAGCTTGcccatgatggtgaagtgAAGACCATCTGGACGGTCTTGGCATTCGATGAGAATACGGTCATTACTGGCAGTGCCGATGCCCACATCCGCATCTATGACATTCGAAAGGTCAACAATAACAACGAAGTAGAACCAAGACGCACTCTAACAACCAATTCCGTTGTGCGCGCCTTGTGCAAACTTCCAACTGGTCTGAAGAAGCACCCAAGTGGGGCCGACTTCGCCAGCGCCGACAATGACGGCATCATCAGGCTGTGGAAGTTAGACGGTACAGAGGTCGGAGAACTGCGTGGCCACGACAGCTTCATCTACTCCCTCGCTTGTCTTCCCAACGGCGAGATCgtcagtggtggtgaggaccGAACAGTCCGGGTATGGAAGGGGTCAGAGTGTGTCCAAACAATCACGCACCCTGCGATCTCAGTATGGACGGTAGCCGTGTGCCCTGAAAATGGAGACATTGTGTCAGGTGCCAGTGACCATACCGTCCGAGTTTTTACCCGTAACCCGGACCGGGCGGCGGATGCTGAGGCTTTGGTCCAGTTCGAGGAGACTGTTCGTACATCGGCGataccacaacagcagcttGGGCCTTCGATCAATAAGGAACAGCTGGATCCCCACACTTGGCTCCAAACCAACGTGGGGCAGAAAGATGGGCAAGTGAAGAcggttttggaggagaaTGGCACAATCGGTGCCTACCAGTGGTCACGAG GTGAGCAGCGATGGATCCATGTCGGCACAGTCGTCGACTCGACTGGCAGCACCGGCCGCAAGGTTCCATATAACGGCCAAGAATACGACTATGTTTTCGACGTTGATATCAAGGAGGGGGCACCGCCACTCAAGCTCCCTTACAACCTTTCTCAAAACCCTTACGAGGCAGCAACCAAGTTCTTGGGTGACAACGAGCTGCCAATATCATATCTCGACCAAGTGGCCCAATTCATCACTTCAAATACCCAAGGTGCGACGATTGGCCAATCCTCAGGGTTGGCTGATCCGTATGGGACAGAAGCCCAGTCCGTAGCTGATCAATCATCACAACCGTCGCCCAAGTTTTTGCCGCATACAGACTACCTCGCCCTTACGGTAGCCAAATCTGAGCCtgtgttgaagaagctcaaaAGCCTTAATGAGAAGCATATCCTTGCTGGCAATAAGCACATTTCTATGAACCCGAGTGGCCTCAACGTTGTCGAGCAGGCTCTCCAAGCTACCATGGGAGTGCAAGCTGCGAGTCAGAAGGGGAAGTTACCCCCAGCGCTCAACGACGCGACCCAAAGCGTTTTGAGCATCACCACACAATGGCCGTACAGCGATCGACTTCCTGCTCTCGACGCACTTCGCTGCTTGGTCACCTGGCCGGGTGTCGCCACTGTGACCGATCCCAGAGGCGGCGATATCGCTAACACTGCGCTCAGAAGCGCGCTCGATGTTCAGTCCCCAATTCAAACCGACACCCCTTTAACCGAGTTAGCTCACGGGGTTGATGTGTCTAccgtcaaccccaacaaTGTCATGATGGCACTCCGGACCATTACCAACCTGTTCACTACACTCGAGGGGAGACAGCTGGTCACATCGGACGCTACCAACATCACGACCGTTCTCGGCAGAATTGCTGGCCTCGGAGAAGGCCTAAGTCCCATTGGGGCAGAGAACAACAACGTCCAAATCGCCTTGACGTCCGCAATTTTCAACTTTGCTTGCTTGGGCTTCAACGAACGCAGCACGGTCAACTTCACCGTCATCTCCAACATCTGTGAGATTGCTGCGGCTGTTATCAGCAGACAGAGGGATGCTGAGGTCCTCTTCCGCGCAGTCATGACGCTTGGCATGGTTCTTTCCACCGGTGGCCAGGCCCAGCAGGTAGCCAAGGCcctcgaggttggggaggcgaTTGGTGAAGCGGCCAAGAAGtcgggagaggagaggatcAAGTCGTTGGCAAAGGAGTGCTATGGTTATCTGAGGCAATAA
- a CDS encoding hypothetical protein (EggNog:ENOG503P23M): MLTSTFLTALTTATVASAHIVITYPGWRGNNLITNKTFPYGMQWMYPCGGMEVTTNRTYWSTKGGAIAFQPGWFQGHATAMVYVNMGFGTEGPEDGPPGGPPNMSFPMVPPFQLLGPSKNPYPGTVCLPQVPLPVNATVKAGDNATIQVVELAVHGAALYSCVDITFVEPGDSRLAEVNETNCFNSTDIGVADVYTLTLRASGQGAVNLTSDAARSLTISGSTLAWLGYVPLALGGLWALL; the protein is encoded by the exons ATGCTTACATCAACGTTTCTCACGGCTCTGACAACAGCCACTGTCGCCTCTGCTCACATTGTCATCACATATCCAGGATGGAGaggcaacaacctcatcaccaacaaaacctTCCCATACGGCATGCAATGGATGTATCCAT GTGGCGGCATGGAAGTAACAACAAACCGAACCTACTGGTCAACAAAAGGCGGCGCCATCGCCTTCCAACCCGGCTGGTTCCAAGGCCACGCAACAGCAATGGTCTACGTCAACATGGGTTTCGGTACTGAAGGCCCCGAAGATGGACCACCGGGCGGTCCCCCCAACATGTCTTTCCCCATGgttccccccttccaactCCTCGGCCCATCAAAGAACCCGTATCCCGGCACCGTCTGCCTCCCTCAAGTACCACTGCCAGTGAACGCGACGGTCAAGGCTGGCGACAATGCCACAATTCAGGTTGTTGAGTTGGCCGTACATGGCGCTGCTCTCTACTCG TGCGTCGACATCACATTTGTCGAACCAGGCGATTCGAGACTGGCCGAGGTCAACGAGACCAACTGCTTCAACAGCACCGACATCGGCGTCGCGGACGTGTACACCCTCACCCTTCGTGCTTCCGGACAAGGAGCAGTCAACCTCACTAGCGACGCGGCACGATCTCTGACTATCAGCGGCTCAACTCTTGCATGGCTCGGCTACGTCCCACTCGCTCTCGGCGGTTTGTGGGCGCTGCTATGA
- a CDS encoding hypothetical protein (COG:S; EggNog:ENOG503P5RK): protein MADTGAEWNQVKRKGRKLRHVSKPVADEKAPSDNLQPNPNPEYSIGDLSKYHDGVTRKFEQSACWQKLEKLLDSALSSRQQLPRIARAVCLGTGPYDPADGSSQARWTAHMQTAAFCAIINTIRSKTNQEIKCFIQEPRFTQIDKEFCSKLDLEAVDSPGGFDLVDENTLLYAIHLELEICNLAMRKSLPTVFIGTGLDEWLRVVDGTQERPGHLHRFFKLEDNYHKLPFPDLDYIFSSTSIYLKEDQQTHDGCERGHIEEAGKEKVGQQDTEKKGDEKTESKTKSQSLEDQDAATKSDIDSLRLDKLVT, encoded by the exons ATGGCTGACACCGGAGCCGAGTGGAATCAGGTCAAGCGGAAAGGCAGAAAACTTCGCCATGTATCCAAACCAGTAGCTGATGAGAAGGCTCCTTCGGACAATCTGCAGCCAAACCCAAATCCAGAATACTCTATTGGTGATCTCTCAAAATACCACGACGGTGTGACCAGAAAATTCGAGCAGTCTGCATGCTGGCAGAAACTAGAGAAACTCCTCGACTCGGCTCTCTCATCACGTCAACAACTACCACGCATTGCCAGGGCAGTATGTCTAGGGACAGGACCATATGATCCAGCCGATGGCAGTTCTCAAGCAAGGTGGACAGCTCACATGCAGACAGCTGCATTCTGTGCCATTATCAATACAATTC GATCTAAAACAAACCAAGAAATCAAGTGTTTCATTCAAGAGCCCCGATTTACACAAATTGATAAGGAATTCTGCAGCAAACTCGATCTCGAGGCCGTTGACAGTCCAGGTGGATtcgatcttgttgatgagaacaCACTGCTCTATGCCATACATCTCGAACTTGAAATCTGCAACCTGGCCATGAGAAAATCTCTGCCGACCGTTTTCATTGGTACCGGCTTGGATGAATGGCTACGGGTGGTAGATGGCACCCAGGAGAGACCAGGGCATCTCCATCGTTTTTTCAAGTTGGAGGACAACTATCACAAGCTCCCTTTTCCGGATCTCGATTACATTTTCTCAAGCACCAGCATATACCTGAAAGAAGATCAACAGACACACGATGGGTGTGAGCGAGGCCATATCGAGGAGgcgggaaaagaaaaagtggGCCAACAAGATACTGAAAAGAAAGGGGATGAAAAGACTGAGAGCAAAACGAAATCTCAGTCTTTGGAAGATCAAGACGCTGCTACCAAGAGCGATATCGATTCTCTGAGGCTTGATAAGCTTGTGACTTAA